The following are encoded together in the Flavihumibacter fluvii genome:
- a CDS encoding S8 family serine peptidase, with product MKQQLILPAGILLAVLSLGSAFGQGNSTSIKKELPKGWHLGDKARDGYYGVSMDKAYEFVKGKPSKTVIVAVIDSGVDTLHEDLKAVLWVNPKEIPGNGIDDDKNGYVDDVHGWNFLGGKDGQNVKQDSYEGARVYHNGKAKYNDPAFDAEKLNPEELDQYRMWLKAKERVEGDASGGGADLIFLKRALESSQKNDSILRKAIGKDSYTGKDLEPFSPSTTEAQKAKSGMIYIFKAFNMMDVTNTEFLEGFEDYVSGEERKKEQAEKAPKDYRGEIVKDNYYDFNDRYYGNNDVMANTPMHGTHVSGIIGAQRNNGVGMDGVADNVKIMMIRVVPDGDEHDKDIALGIRYAADNGAKVVNMSFGKSFSPEKKWVDEAVKYAESKGVLLVHAAGNDAANVDSTDNFPNTDLTTINAKATNWITVGASSDPLAEPGFNSYTASFSNYGKQGVDVFAPGTKIYSTLPGGTTYGNQQGTSMAAPVVAGVAAFLLSYYPYLTPQQLKMVIEKSAVVPEEKVKLPGSEEMVPLSAISRTGGFLNAYEAAKLAATIKPEQTNKKLPKSTLKKGAKG from the coding sequence ATGAAGCAACAGTTAATCCTGCCTGCGGGTATACTTTTAGCAGTTCTTAGCCTTGGGTCAGCATTTGGCCAGGGGAACAGTACCAGTATAAAAAAAGAACTGCCAAAAGGCTGGCATTTGGGCGATAAGGCCCGCGACGGATATTATGGCGTCAGTATGGATAAAGCCTATGAGTTCGTAAAAGGCAAACCCAGCAAAACGGTGATCGTTGCGGTCATTGATTCCGGGGTTGATACGCTTCATGAAGACCTGAAAGCCGTTTTGTGGGTGAATCCCAAGGAGATTCCGGGTAATGGCATAGATGATGACAAAAATGGCTATGTGGATGATGTGCATGGTTGGAATTTCCTGGGTGGAAAAGATGGGCAAAATGTGAAGCAGGATAGTTATGAAGGAGCACGCGTGTACCATAACGGGAAAGCAAAGTATAATGACCCGGCTTTTGATGCAGAGAAATTAAATCCCGAAGAACTCGACCAGTACCGCATGTGGCTGAAAGCCAAGGAGCGGGTGGAAGGCGATGCCAGTGGTGGCGGTGCCGACCTTATCTTCCTGAAAAGGGCATTGGAAAGCAGCCAGAAAAATGACAGCATCCTTCGCAAGGCAATCGGTAAGGATTCCTATACAGGCAAGGACCTGGAGCCATTTTCGCCTTCTACAACTGAAGCCCAGAAAGCCAAATCGGGCATGATCTACATTTTCAAGGCCTTTAATATGATGGATGTGACCAATACGGAATTCCTGGAAGGTTTTGAAGATTATGTGAGTGGGGAAGAACGGAAAAAAGAACAGGCCGAAAAAGCGCCGAAGGACTACCGTGGTGAAATCGTGAAAGACAACTATTATGATTTCAATGACCGGTATTATGGTAATAATGATGTGATGGCCAATACACCCATGCATGGAACCCATGTATCCGGCATCATAGGTGCACAGCGGAATAATGGGGTTGGAATGGATGGCGTGGCCGACAATGTAAAGATCATGATGATCAGGGTGGTACCTGATGGTGATGAGCACGATAAGGATATTGCCCTGGGTATCAGGTATGCCGCAGATAATGGCGCTAAAGTGGTGAATATGAGTTTTGGAAAAAGCTTTTCACCGGAAAAGAAATGGGTGGATGAAGCGGTAAAGTATGCCGAATCTAAAGGCGTTTTACTGGTGCATGCAGCCGGAAACGATGCAGCCAATGTAGATTCAACAGATAATTTCCCTAATACAGACCTGACAACCATCAATGCAAAAGCAACCAACTGGATTACTGTTGGCGCAAGCAGCGATCCCCTGGCAGAACCCGGGTTCAATAGCTATACCGCCTCTTTCTCCAATTACGGCAAACAAGGTGTGGATGTATTTGCACCCGGCACCAAGATCTATTCTACCCTTCCGGGAGGCACCACCTATGGTAACCAGCAAGGCACCAGTATGGCAGCACCGGTTGTTGCCGGTGTGGCAGCCTTCCTGCTCAGTTACTATCCTTATCTAACCCCGCAGCAACTAAAAATGGTGATTGAAAAATCTGCTGTTGTACCGGAAGAAAAAGTGAAATTGCCGGGATCAGAAGAGATGGTACCACTTTCGGCTATCAGCCGTACAGGGGGATTCCTGAATGCCTATGAAGCGGCAAAACTGGCAGCAACCATCAAGCCTGAACAAACAAATAAGAAGCTCCCCAAATCAACCTTGAAAAAAGGAGCCAAAGGATAA